A region of Ictidomys tridecemlineatus isolate mIctTri1 chromosome 4, mIctTri1.hap1, whole genome shotgun sequence DNA encodes the following proteins:
- the LOC144376658 gene encoding olfactory receptor 6B9-like yields MQQMNITLVSEFILVGFPTAPWMQLLLFFLFLMVYLLVVAENLVIMFTVWDTVSLHKPMYYFLSSLSFLEVWYVSVTVPKMLDGFLLQRRHISFTGCMTQLYFFISLACTECVLLAAMAYDRYVAICHPLRYPVIMTSGYCVQLVAFSYMTGFMITMIKVYFISHVTFCGSNVMNHFFCDISPILKLACKDMSTAELVDFALAIVILIFPLTITVLSYVYIVSAILRISSTQGRIKAFSTCASHLTVVIIYYTAMIFMYARPRAIASFNSNKLISAVYAVLTPMLNPFIYCLRNQEVKNAIKKTLGGGKCLLLS; encoded by the coding sequence ATGCAGCAGATGAACATCACTCTGGTCAGTGAGTTCATCCTGGTGGGCTTCCCCACTGCCCCATGGATGCAgctcctgctcttcttcctcttcctcatggTCTACTTGTTGGTGGTAGCAGAGAATCTTGTTATCATGTTCACTGTTTGGGACACAGTCTCCCTCCATAAGCCCATGTACTATTTCCTGAGTAGCTTATCTTTCCTGGAGGTCTGGTATGTCTCTGTCACAGTCCCCAAGATGCTGGATGGATTCCTCCTGCAGAGACGGCACATCTCCTTCACAGGTTGCATGACCCAGCTCTATTTCTTTATCTCTCTAGCCTGCACAGAGTGTGTGCTTTTAGCagccatggcctatgaccgctatgtggccatctgccacccTCTTCGATATCCAGTCATCATGACCTCAGGTTATTGTGTGCAGCTGGTTGCTTTCTCCTACATGACTGGCTTCATGATCACCATGATCAAAGTCTATTTCATTTCACATGTCACCTTCTGTGGCTCCAATGTCATGAATCATTTTTTCTGTGATATCTCACCAATCCTCAAACTGGCATGCAAAGACATGTCCACAGCCGAATTAGTGGATTTTGCATTGGCAATTGTTATTTTAATCTTCCCTCTCACCATCACTGTTCTTTCTTATGTCTACATAGTGTCCGCGATTTTGCGTATATCCTCTACCCAGGGAAGGataaaggccttctccacctgtgcatcccacCTCACTGTAGTCATAATTTATTACACAGCCATGATTTTCATGTATGCCAGGCCAAGAGCTATTGCATCATTTAATTCCAACAAACTAATCTCAGCTGTGTATGCAGTCCTCACACCCATGCTAAATCCTTTCATCTACTGTCTAAGGAACCAGGAAGTCAAGAATGCCATCAAGAAGACCTTGGGGGGAGGCAAATGCCTCCTGCTCAGCTGA